A section of the Deinococcus taeanensis genome encodes:
- a CDS encoding ribonuclease catalytic domain-containing protein, producing MTLPDLTPAQRTELELLARGKQPKSRTMRDLNQPETPEAAHALLLRAGLWTDARTPYADRLGAALNPVTHAVPPFHDEPRLDLTHLPAYAIDDEGNRDPDDAVAIEVLPGGLTRLWVHVADVAALVPEGSDLDLEARARGATLYLPDQTIGMLPDALIEQAGLGLHPTTPALSFSLDLDEEGNADAVDVQLTTVQVQRLTYTQAQAHLDAGKEPFVTLARLARASRALREQEGALSIDLPEVRVKADETGVAVTALPRPEMRSVVQECMTLAGWAAAIYADDHAVPVPFATQDPPHREVHGDTLPAQWARRKTLARTRFQPAPGPHAGMGLDLYAQATSPMRRYLDLVVHQQLRAHLAGREPLSGKEVAARVAQAQMNADATRQAERLSRRHHTLRFIAADPDRVWPAVVVDRRGPQATLLIPELAFDVTLSTPAAPGTALHVQFTEVNLAALSVRARVVQPR from the coding sequence ATGACCCTGCCCGACCTCACGCCCGCGCAGCGCACCGAACTGGAACTGCTCGCCCGCGGGAAACAGCCCAAAAGCCGCACCATGCGCGACCTGAACCAGCCCGAAACCCCCGAGGCCGCGCACGCCCTGCTGCTGCGCGCCGGCCTGTGGACCGACGCCCGAACGCCATACGCCGACCGGCTGGGCGCCGCCCTGAACCCCGTCACGCATGCCGTGCCGCCTTTCCACGACGAACCCCGCCTGGACCTGACCCACCTGCCGGCGTACGCCATTGACGACGAAGGCAACCGCGACCCGGACGACGCCGTCGCCATTGAGGTCCTGCCGGGCGGCCTGACGCGCCTGTGGGTGCACGTGGCCGACGTGGCCGCCCTGGTGCCCGAAGGCAGCGACCTGGACCTGGAAGCCCGCGCGCGCGGCGCGACGCTGTACCTGCCCGACCAGACGATCGGCATGCTGCCCGACGCCCTGATCGAGCAGGCCGGGCTGGGCCTGCACCCCACGACCCCCGCCCTGAGTTTCAGCCTGGACCTCGACGAGGAAGGCAACGCCGACGCAGTCGACGTGCAGCTCACCACGGTGCAGGTGCAGCGCCTGACCTACACGCAGGCGCAGGCCCACCTGGACGCCGGCAAGGAGCCGTTCGTGACCCTCGCGCGGCTCGCGCGGGCCAGCCGCGCCCTGCGCGAACAGGAGGGTGCCCTGAGCATCGATCTGCCCGAGGTGCGCGTGAAGGCCGATGAGACCGGCGTGGCAGTCACGGCCCTGCCGCGCCCGGAGATGCGGAGCGTCGTGCAGGAATGCATGACGCTGGCCGGGTGGGCCGCGGCCATCTACGCCGACGACCACGCGGTGCCGGTGCCGTTCGCCACGCAGGACCCCCCGCACCGCGAGGTGCACGGCGACACCCTGCCTGCGCAGTGGGCGCGGCGCAAGACCCTGGCCCGCACCCGCTTCCAGCCGGCGCCCGGCCCGCACGCCGGCATGGGGCTGGACCTGTACGCGCAGGCCACCAGCCCCATGCGGCGGTACCTGGACCTCGTGGTGCACCAGCAGCTGCGCGCGCATCTGGCCGGCCGCGAACCCCTGAGCGGCAAGGAGGTGGCGGCGCGCGTGGCGCAGGCGCAGATGAATGCCGACGCCACCCGGCAGGCCGAGCGTCTGAGCCGCCGTCACCACACGCTGCGCTTCATTGCGGCGGACCCGGACCGGGTGTGGCCGGCGGTGGTCGTGGACCGCCGCGGCCCACAGGCGACGCTGCTCATTCCGGAGCTGGCCTTTGATGTGACGCTCAGCACGCCCGCCGCCCCCGGTACGGCCCTGCACGTGCAGTTCACGGAAGTGAATCTGGCCGCGCTGAGCGTCCGGGCCCGGGTCGTCCAGCCCCGCTGA
- a CDS encoding GNAT family N-acetyltransferase translates to MTELDLGNGYSARPISLDTYRDACTRLEDRIFGGNSLYAFDPPQRTAPPLGEAWNWGVYHAGELIGWHHAHTQDERTVYMADTGLLPEHHGRGVYTRLLPHLLETFRATGFTLVKSHHRATNNAVLIPKLRAGFHVQGLTAYEGGLNVALTLSLDRTYAQAMHVRSGYRAPHGEVARRLGLPAAADPAGPDAPHLPLPGDAGPGTSLGGGYTLHSVTPETFHAVYTTLEPQAYQTDSWAWPHPAARARPDTPSWAWLIAHGGQVAGWQLSRAWDDRTAYMVNTTLLPDHRGRGVYTRLLPTVLDALRAEGFDLVRSHHHLTNNAVILPKLRAGFHVQGVQVDEHGVMAVLMRSFDAAYEAYMHRRSGLTR, encoded by the coding sequence GTGACGGAACTGGACCTGGGCAACGGGTACTCGGCGCGGCCAATCTCACTGGACACCTACCGGGACGCCTGCACGCGACTGGAAGACCGGATATTCGGCGGAAACTCGCTGTACGCCTTTGACCCGCCGCAGCGAACGGCGCCGCCGCTGGGAGAGGCCTGGAACTGGGGGGTGTACCACGCCGGCGAACTGATCGGCTGGCATCACGCGCACACCCAGGACGAACGCACGGTCTACATGGCCGACACCGGCCTGCTCCCGGAACATCATGGGCGCGGCGTGTACACGCGCCTGCTCCCCCACCTCCTGGAGACCTTCCGCGCGACAGGATTCACGCTGGTGAAAAGCCATCACCGCGCCACGAACAACGCCGTGCTTATTCCCAAACTGCGCGCCGGGTTTCACGTGCAGGGCCTGACCGCCTACGAGGGCGGCCTGAATGTCGCCCTGACCCTCAGCCTGGACCGCACGTACGCGCAGGCCATGCACGTCCGCAGCGGGTACCGCGCGCCGCACGGCGAGGTGGCGCGCCGCCTGGGCCTCCCGGCCGCCGCTGACCCGGCCGGGCCCGACGCCCCCCACCTGCCCCTTCCCGGTGACGCGGGACCCGGCACAAGCCTGGGCGGCGGCTACACCCTGCATTCCGTCACGCCTGAGACCTTCCACGCGGTGTACACGACGCTGGAACCGCAGGCGTACCAGACGGACTCCTGGGCGTGGCCCCACCCGGCGGCGCGCGCCCGGCCGGACACCCCAAGCTGGGCCTGGCTGATCGCGCACGGGGGCCAGGTGGCCGGCTGGCAGCTGTCCCGCGCGTGGGATGACCGCACGGCGTACATGGTGAACACCACGCTGCTCCCGGACCACCGGGGGCGGGGTGTGTACACGCGGCTCCTGCCCACCGTCCTGGACGCCCTGCGCGCCGAGGGCTTCGATCTGGTGCGCAGCCACCACCACCTGACCAACAACGCCGTGATCCTCCCGAAACTCCGGGCCGGTTTTCACGTGCAGGGCGTGCAGGTGGATGAGCACGGCGTCATGGCCGTCCTGATGCGCAGCTTTGACGCGGCGTACGAAGCTTACATGCACCGCCGCAGCGGGCTGACGCGCTAG
- a CDS encoding agmatine deiminase family protein, whose product MPDSSPADATPCDLGFVMPPEWAEHAATWMSWPADDDLWFGHLDAVRAEFAGLVRTIARFEPVQLLVRDEESDTDARARLGGADVTFHRVPLDDVWMRDNGPIFVRRGHDLALVDWQFNSWGGKFNWQHDDRVPEYVAGHLGTHRWAQPFVLEGGGLEVNGQGVGLTTRSCFLTPTRNPGLTEEGYAALLADTLGVQKLLWLDGGLENDHTDGHIDTITRFTDERTLVTSVESNPADPNHAVMARNLAELRAMTDQNGEPFRVVELPLPAERLEGAEGRLPPTYANFYIGNGFVVVPLYGDPNDARALEILRPLFPGREVIGLSSRALIEGGGSFHCVTQQQPTGTPWTGQ is encoded by the coding sequence ATGCCTGACTCCTCCCCCGCCGACGCCACGCCCTGCGACCTTGGATTCGTCATGCCGCCCGAATGGGCTGAACACGCCGCCACATGGATGAGCTGGCCGGCCGACGATGACCTGTGGTTCGGTCACCTGGACGCCGTGCGGGCCGAATTCGCCGGGCTGGTCCGCACCATTGCCCGGTTCGAGCCGGTGCAGCTGCTGGTACGCGATGAGGAAAGCGACACGGACGCCCGCGCCCGCCTGGGCGGCGCGGACGTCACGTTCCACCGCGTGCCGCTGGACGACGTGTGGATGCGTGACAACGGCCCGATCTTCGTGCGCCGCGGGCACGACCTGGCCCTCGTGGACTGGCAGTTCAACTCGTGGGGTGGAAAATTCAACTGGCAGCACGACGACCGCGTGCCCGAGTACGTCGCCGGGCACCTGGGCACGCACCGCTGGGCGCAGCCGTTCGTGCTTGAGGGCGGCGGCCTGGAAGTCAACGGGCAGGGCGTGGGCCTCACCACCCGCTCGTGCTTCCTGACCCCCACCCGCAACCCCGGCCTGACCGAGGAAGGCTACGCGGCGCTGCTGGCCGACACGCTGGGCGTGCAGAAACTCCTGTGGCTCGACGGCGGCCTGGAAAACGACCACACGGACGGCCACATCGACACCATCACGCGCTTCACGGACGAACGCACCCTTGTGACCAGCGTGGAAAGCAACCCGGCGGACCCCAACCACGCCGTGATGGCGAGGAACCTGGCCGAGCTGCGCGCCATGACTGACCAGAACGGCGAGCCGTTCCGGGTCGTGGAACTGCCTCTCCCCGCCGAGCGGCTCGAAGGCGCCGAAGGCCGCCTGCCGCCCACGTACGCGAACTTCTACATCGGCAACGGGTTCGTGGTCGTGCCGCTGTACGGTGATCCGAACGACGCCCGCGCCCTGGAGATCCTGCGGCCCCTCTTCCCCGGGCGTGAGGTGATCGGCCTGAGCAGCCGCGCCCTCATCGAGGGGGGTGGGAGCTTCCACTGCGTGACGCAGCAGCAGCCCACAGGCACCCCCTGGACCGGCCAGTAA